One part of the Dyadobacter sp. 676 genome encodes these proteins:
- a CDS encoding DUF4440 domain-containing protein has product MRNWLFTVILIGVVAMARAQSAGDREEVLAILKRQEADWNKGDIKSFMNGYWESDSLMFVGKSGITYGYKPTYKGYLKRYPDRAAMGTLKFTFLNFSFPGPGVAFVVGKFHLTRPEKGDLEGHYTLLFKKIEGKWLIVCDHTSG; this is encoded by the coding sequence ATGAGAAACTGGCTTTTTACCGTCATTCTGATCGGCGTTGTCGCCATGGCCCGGGCGCAGTCGGCGGGCGACAGGGAGGAAGTGCTCGCCATTCTAAAACGCCAGGAGGCCGATTGGAACAAAGGCGACATCAAATCGTTCATGAATGGCTATTGGGAATCCGATTCGCTGATGTTCGTAGGAAAGTCGGGCATTACCTACGGTTACAAGCCTACTTATAAGGGTTATCTCAAACGTTATCCCGACCGTGCGGCGATGGGGACATTGAAATTCACTTTTCTCAATTTCTCTTTCCCGGGTCCCGGCGTAGCGTTCGTTGTGGGGAAATTTCATTTGACAAGGCCCGAAAAAGGTGATCTCGAAGGGCATTACACGCTTTTATTCAAGAAGATCGAGGGTAAATGGCTGATCGTTTGCGATCATACCAGCGGATAA
- the deoC gene encoding deoxyribose-phosphate aldolase yields the protein MDNLSAYIDHTLLAPTASETDIRKICEEAWTHQFKAVCVAPTYVPYVVGMLEFCPIRIQVATVIGFPMGYSTAAVKLTEAREALRNGATELDVVMNLSRFKSMAYLSIREELKQLAELAHAENALLKVIIETAYLDSFELYTACEICAEAKADFVKTSTGFAPTGANAETVRQMRSILPVEVKIKASGGIKTYEQAIALIDAGAERIGTSSGVAIVTRT from the coding sequence ATGGACAATCTCTCCGCCTACATCGACCATACTTTACTGGCACCGACGGCCAGCGAAACCGACATCCGCAAAATCTGCGAGGAAGCCTGGACCCACCAGTTCAAGGCCGTGTGCGTGGCGCCTACCTACGTACCCTACGTAGTCGGAATGCTGGAATTTTGCCCGATCAGGATTCAGGTAGCCACGGTAATCGGCTTTCCGATGGGTTATTCCACCGCGGCCGTAAAGCTGACGGAAGCAAGGGAAGCGTTGCGAAATGGCGCTACCGAACTCGACGTGGTGATGAATCTTTCCCGTTTCAAGTCGATGGCTTATCTCAGCATCCGCGAGGAGCTGAAACAGCTCGCCGAACTCGCACATGCGGAGAATGCATTGCTGAAAGTCATTATCGAAACCGCCTACCTCGATTCATTTGAACTCTACACAGCCTGCGAAATCTGTGCGGAGGCGAAGGCTGATTTTGTAAAAACATCCACCGGCTTCGCTCCAACCGGCGCCAATGCGGAAACCGTACGGCAAATGCGCTCCATTTTACCTGTCGAAGTCAAAATCAAGGCGTCGGGCGGCATCAAGACCTACGAACAGGCCATTGCGCTGATCGACGCCGGCGCGGAACGGATCGGGACGTCGTCGGGTGTGGCCATCGTAACCCGCACATGA
- a CDS encoding translation initiation factor: MSKKNRSGIVYSTNPDFEYNDQEDEPETLAPQQQDLRVWLDRKGGGKVITVVKGFIGTNADLEALGKQLKNLCGSGGTVKDGEIQIQGDHRDKVITWLTGKGYKAKKAGG; the protein is encoded by the coding sequence ATGTCAAAGAAAAATCGCTCGGGAATTGTGTATTCCACCAACCCGGACTTTGAATATAACGATCAGGAAGATGAACCCGAAACCCTCGCCCCGCAGCAGCAGGATCTGCGCGTGTGGCTGGACCGCAAAGGCGGCGGCAAGGTGATTACCGTCGTAAAAGGGTTTATCGGCACCAATGCCGACCTTGAAGCGCTTGGTAAGCAGCTGAAAAACCTGTGCGGCAGCGGCGGGACCGTGAAAGACGGCGAAATCCAGATCCAGGGCGATCACCGCGACAAGGTTATTACCTGGCTCACGGGCAAGGGCTATAAAGCCAAAAAAGCCGGAGGGTAG
- a CDS encoding glycosyltransferase, translating to MKRVLLLSTVHPAADSRIVYKIAASLGDHYEVFCALPGLQAVPHPSIRPIGLPRFERLLHRLLFTHPAAFVKTLFLKPDIVHIFVPELIPMALLFQWRGSKVIYEVQENLFKKFSIKRYNNSPVLQKLFTIFDKIARRRFYCIFTDDAYIEEYRNVAKPFAIIHNYVSLPVIDAFAHPRMPAREPVFFYLGVVSMERCLDTMIHACAMLKTTRPDFHLHLFGPLRASQEELEHIKGYDEVKGHLTFHGYTDQRDALLHAARAVAGIALLKPVADYPESFPTKLFEYMALKLPVVTSDFPIYRKIVERSECGFCIPPEDAGALCRVLELCCENEALRVQFGNNGRKAAETHYNWASEEALLLSFYHDILYSRPADSRPLVL from the coding sequence ATGAAACGCGTGCTGCTGCTCAGCACGGTGCATCCGGCGGCCGACTCACGTATTGTGTATAAAATTGCGGCTTCGCTGGGGGATCATTATGAGGTGTTTTGCGCATTGCCAGGCCTTCAAGCCGTTCCCCACCCCTCAATTCGGCCCATTGGCCTTCCCCGGTTTGAACGGCTGCTGCACAGGTTACTTTTTACGCATCCCGCCGCATTCGTCAAAACGCTTTTCCTGAAACCCGACATTGTCCACATTTTCGTGCCGGAACTCATACCGATGGCCCTGCTCTTCCAATGGCGCGGTTCCAAAGTGATTTATGAGGTGCAGGAAAATCTTTTCAAGAAATTTTCGATCAAACGCTACAATAACAGCCCGGTTTTACAAAAGCTGTTCACGATTTTCGACAAAATTGCCAGAAGGCGGTTCTACTGCATTTTTACCGACGACGCGTATATTGAAGAATATCGTAATGTGGCCAAACCATTTGCCATAATCCATAATTATGTATCGTTGCCAGTCATAGACGCCTTCGCGCACCCGCGTATGCCTGCGCGGGAACCTGTGTTCTTCTATCTGGGCGTCGTGTCGATGGAACGTTGCCTGGATACCATGATCCATGCGTGTGCAATGCTCAAAACGACTCGTCCCGATTTTCACCTGCATCTTTTCGGTCCATTGCGGGCGAGCCAGGAAGAACTGGAACATATAAAAGGTTACGACGAAGTAAAGGGCCACCTCACTTTCCACGGCTATACCGACCAGCGGGATGCACTGCTCCATGCGGCCAGGGCTGTGGCCGGCATTGCATTGCTGAAACCTGTCGCCGACTATCCCGAATCATTTCCCACAAAGCTGTTCGAATACATGGCGTTGAAATTACCGGTGGTCACTTCCGACTTCCCCATTTACCGGAAAATCGTGGAACGTTCGGAATGCGGCTTTTGCATTCCGCCGGAGGATGCCGGGGCATTGTGCCGGGTGCTGGAACTATGCTGCGAAAACGAGGCACTACGGGTTCAATTCGGGAATAATGGCAGGAAAGCTGCCGAAACGCATTACAACTGGGCCTCTGAAGAGGCATTACTGCTGTCATTTTACCATGATATTCTATATAGCCGACCGGCGGATTCACGGCCGCTCGTATTATAA
- the yihA gene encoding ribosome biogenesis GTP-binding protein YihA/YsxC, which yields MKVQEARYIMSNSDYRKCPEPILPEYAFIGRSNVGKSSLINMLTGKKALAKTSQQPGKTQMINHFLVDNAWYLVDLPGYGYAKVSKVERDKWEKMIHDYLHYRQNLICTFVLVDVRHSAMVVDLEFMASLGEAGIPFEIIFTKADKLKPGQIGSQVEAYKRKMGELWEEIPNMYVTSAEKNEGGEPILAAIETYNQSFVNTK from the coding sequence ATGAAAGTTCAGGAAGCCCGCTACATAATGAGCAATTCTGATTACCGGAAATGCCCCGAGCCGATTCTTCCCGAATATGCGTTCATCGGACGATCCAACGTGGGTAAATCGTCGCTTATCAACATGCTGACGGGGAAAAAGGCATTGGCCAAAACCTCACAGCAACCGGGGAAAACGCAGATGATCAACCATTTTCTGGTCGATAATGCCTGGTACCTGGTGGATTTGCCCGGCTATGGCTATGCCAAAGTGAGCAAGGTGGAGCGCGATAAGTGGGAAAAAATGATCCACGACTACCTGCATTACCGCCAAAACCTCATTTGCACATTCGTGCTTGTGGATGTCCGCCACAGCGCCATGGTCGTCGATCTTGAATTTATGGCGTCGCTGGGCGAAGCGGGCATTCCGTTCGAAATCATTTTCACCAAAGCGGATAAACTCAAACCGGGCCAGATCGGCAGCCAGGTAGAAGCCTACAAGCGTAAAATGGGCGAATTGTGGGAAGAAATACCGAACATGTACGTAACCTCGGCCGAGAAAAACGAGGGCGGGGAACCTATACTGGCGGCAATAGAAACTTATAATCAGTCATTTGTGAACACAAAATAG
- the meaB gene encoding methylmalonyl Co-A mutase-associated GTPase MeaB, producing MRQRLSVETYTRGVLAGDRTMLSRAITVMESSLAEDRELAGRILQNILPATGKSIRVGITGVPGVGKSTFIDAFGTYLTSSGKRVAVLAIDPSSKQSGGSILGDKTRMENLSRNPNAYIRPSATNLALGGVARHTREAILLCEAAGYDVILVETVGVGQSETFVKGMTDFFLLLMLAGAGDELQGIKKGIMEMVDAVAVNKADGGNEQAATKAAADYRQALHLFPETASGVPVRVMACSALDGTGIETIWQCISDYYARTSKNGYLQRNRQSQRVEWLREEVRAALEDRFYINEAVRMHIQAMDEAVKNGQKLPETAAAELIDLFLRSSKFSAKS from the coding sequence ATGCGCCAGCGACTGTCTGTTGAAACATATACCAGGGGAGTCCTCGCGGGCGACCGGACAATGCTAAGCCGCGCCATTACCGTAATGGAAAGCAGCCTGGCGGAGGACCGGGAACTGGCGGGCCGGATCCTCCAAAATATCTTGCCAGCCACGGGTAAATCGATCCGCGTTGGAATAACCGGCGTTCCGGGCGTGGGAAAAAGCACGTTTATAGATGCATTCGGTACTTATTTGACCTCATCGGGTAAACGGGTAGCCGTGCTGGCCATCGACCCGAGCAGCAAGCAATCGGGCGGAAGCATACTGGGTGATAAAACGCGGATGGAAAATCTTTCCCGCAACCCGAATGCCTACATTCGCCCTTCGGCCACGAATCTCGCGCTCGGAGGCGTTGCACGGCACACGCGCGAGGCCATCCTGCTGTGCGAAGCGGCGGGTTACGACGTTATCCTCGTCGAAACGGTAGGCGTGGGGCAATCGGAAACGTTCGTGAAGGGTATGACCGACTTTTTCCTGCTGCTCATGCTCGCCGGCGCGGGCGACGAACTTCAGGGCATTAAAAAGGGCATTATGGAAATGGTCGACGCCGTGGCTGTAAACAAGGCCGACGGTGGCAATGAACAGGCTGCGACAAAAGCTGCTGCGGATTACCGGCAAGCTTTACATCTTTTTCCTGAAACGGCCTCCGGGGTGCCTGTTCGGGTGATGGCGTGCTCGGCGCTCGATGGCACCGGGATCGAAACGATATGGCAATGCATTTCGGATTATTATGCAAGAACTTCCAAAAACGGTTATTTGCAGCGAAACCGGCAGTCGCAGCGGGTGGAATGGCTGCGGGAGGAGGTTCGTGCTGCGCTGGAAGATCGTTTTTATATAAATGAAGCCGTCCGGATGCATATTCAGGCTATGGACGAAGCGGTGAAAAACGGGCAAAAATTGCCCGAAACAGCGGCCGCCGAACTGATCGACCTTTTCCTTCGATCCTCAAAATTTTCCGCTAAGTCATAA
- a CDS encoding ketoacyl-ACP synthase III — protein MYINTVSHYLPSEVIGNEYFTNLNNLSNEWIVERTGISERRRASADENTSTMAIRAVESLLENIPYSKNEIDLIVGATYTPYDTIVTLAHAVQHQLQIPDIPVVSISSACSSLLNAIEIVEGYFAMGKASRALVVVSDHNTAYYNEADTVSGHLWGDGASALLISKERQTEGDMQIKKLITGGAATSGKAIEAVVLRPNDRGVVMPFGRDVFQNACVYMPKVSQQVLQECGLSIDDLDYLIPHQANHRISLNVINTLGIPAEKLISNIQYLGNTGCAGCAIALSENKDKFKKGQNIVITVFGGGYSYGAMLLTI, from the coding sequence ATGTATATTAATACGGTTAGTCATTATCTGCCAAGCGAAGTTATTGGTAATGAATATTTTACAAACCTCAACAACCTATCAAACGAGTGGATCGTAGAAAGAACAGGAATTTCTGAAAGACGTAGAGCATCAGCAGACGAAAACACCTCGACCATGGCCATCAGGGCGGTCGAATCCCTTCTTGAAAATATCCCATATAGTAAAAACGAGATAGATTTGATCGTAGGAGCTACTTACACGCCTTACGACACCATCGTAACACTCGCCCACGCGGTACAACATCAGCTTCAAATCCCCGACATTCCGGTCGTGAGCATTTCGTCGGCTTGCTCTTCCCTGCTCAATGCCATCGAGATTGTGGAGGGCTACTTCGCAATGGGCAAAGCTTCCCGGGCATTGGTCGTGGTTTCCGACCACAATACGGCCTATTACAATGAAGCGGACACCGTGTCGGGCCATTTGTGGGGCGATGGCGCATCTGCGTTGCTCATTTCCAAAGAGCGGCAGACGGAAGGCGATATGCAGATCAAAAAACTCATTACCGGAGGAGCGGCCACCAGTGGCAAGGCCATCGAAGCGGTGGTACTCAGGCCCAACGACCGCGGAGTAGTCATGCCTTTCGGGCGCGATGTGTTTCAGAATGCCTGCGTGTATATGCCAAAGGTAAGCCAGCAGGTTTTGCAGGAATGCGGCCTGTCAATCGACGACCTTGACTACCTGATTCCTCACCAGGCCAACCACCGGATCAGCCTGAATGTGATCAACACGCTGGGCATCCCGGCCGAGAAACTGATTTCAAACATCCAGTATCTGGGCAATACGGGCTGCGCGGGCTGTGCGATAGCGCTTTCGGAAAACAAGGACAAATTCAAAAAGGGACAGAACATCGTAATCACGGTCTTCGGCGGCGGCTATTCGTACGGCGCAATGTTGCTGACTATCTGA
- a CDS encoding lipocalin family protein — MKKAYALSKSSLLAMFMILSVVFACKDDDDEPTPPANNDPIVATWQLTAVSPAAGSTLPVDPATLVPCIYSLKLTFKADNTIATADCPNAVTLINAVIPINGAKWEVKDGNLILKDSANNTKSFKYTLNGSDLEVTVDDAAVIPGSPAIDVVLKFKKV; from the coding sequence ATGAAAAAAGCCTACGCCCTCAGCAAGAGCTCCTTGCTAGCCATGTTCATGATTCTCTCTGTCGTTTTTGCTTGTAAGGATGACGATGATGAACCGACGCCGCCAGCAAACAACGACCCTATCGTGGCGACCTGGCAATTGACCGCCGTTTCACCTGCCGCCGGATCTACGCTGCCGGTCGATCCTGCTACACTTGTCCCGTGTATATACAGCTTAAAATTGACGTTTAAGGCCGACAATACCATTGCAACTGCCGATTGCCCTAATGCTGTAACGCTCATTAATGCTGTTATACCAATCAACGGAGCTAAATGGGAAGTTAAGGATGGCAATTTGATACTCAAGGACAGTGCGAATAATACGAAATCTTTTAAATACACGCTGAACGGTTCAGATTTAGAAGTTACCGTTGACGATGCTGCGGTAATTCCCGGGTCCCCGGCCATTGACGTTGTACTGAAATTCAAAAAAGTATAA
- the gmd gene encoding GDP-mannose 4,6-dehydratase, with product MKKALITGITGQDGSYLAELLLSKGYEVHGIKRRSSLFNTQRIDHIYEDPHEKDVRFHLHYGDLSDSANIIRIIQEVQPDEIYNLGAMSHVQVSFEEPEYTANVDGIGTLRILEAVRLLGLTHKTKIYQASTSELYGLVQEVPQSERTPFYPRSPYAVAKLYGYWITVNYREAYNMFAVNGILFNHESPLRGETFVTRKITRAVARIALGLQDKVYLGNLDAQRDWGHAKDFVEAMWLILQQETPEDFVIATGVTTRIREFVRMAFAEVGIEVEFSGEGVNEIAKVVKCSNPEFQVEIGKEVVAVDPRYFRPTEVELLIGDPTKSIEKLGWKPKYDLKALVNDMVTADVQLFRKDRLLESSGHRVPNYYE from the coding sequence ATGAAGAAAGCGCTAATTACAGGGATCACCGGCCAGGATGGCTCCTATTTGGCCGAGCTCCTTTTGAGCAAGGGATATGAAGTGCATGGTATCAAACGCCGCAGTTCGTTGTTCAACACCCAGCGGATCGACCACATTTACGAGGATCCGCACGAGAAAGACGTACGCTTTCACCTTCATTACGGCGACCTGAGCGACTCTGCGAATATCATCCGGATTATCCAGGAAGTTCAACCGGATGAAATATACAATCTCGGGGCAATGTCCCACGTTCAGGTGAGCTTCGAAGAGCCTGAATATACCGCTAATGTCGACGGCATCGGAACGCTCCGAATCCTGGAAGCGGTACGTTTGCTGGGACTTACCCACAAAACCAAAATTTACCAGGCATCCACTTCGGAATTGTACGGATTGGTACAGGAAGTGCCGCAGTCCGAGCGCACGCCATTCTACCCACGCTCGCCTTACGCGGTTGCCAAGCTTTATGGTTACTGGATTACGGTCAACTACCGCGAAGCATATAATATGTTCGCCGTGAATGGTATTCTTTTCAACCACGAGTCGCCATTGCGCGGTGAGACTTTCGTAACCCGCAAAATCACCCGTGCCGTAGCGCGTATCGCATTAGGCTTGCAGGACAAAGTGTACCTAGGTAACCTCGACGCTCAACGCGACTGGGGCCATGCCAAAGATTTCGTGGAAGCGATGTGGCTCATCCTGCAACAGGAAACTCCCGAGGATTTCGTGATCGCGACCGGCGTCACGACCCGCATCCGCGAATTTGTGAGAATGGCCTTCGCGGAAGTGGGTATCGAAGTGGAATTCTCCGGTGAGGGCGTGAACGAGATCGCGAAAGTGGTTAAATGCAGCAATCCGGAGTTCCAGGTTGAGATCGGTAAAGAAGTTGTGGCCGTTGACCCGCGCTACTTCCGCCCGACCGAAGTGGAACTGCTCATAGGCGACCCGACAAAATCGATTGAAAAACTGGGCTGGAAACCGAAATACGACCTGAAAGCGCTCGTCAACGACATGGTTACGGCCGATGTTCAGCTATTCCGCAAGGATCGTTTGCTGGAAAGCAGCGGCCACCGCGTTCCCAACTATTACGAATAA
- a CDS encoding SPOR domain-containing protein: MHLGIILISGCSKKSVVSSGSDYKEDLSTVRPRYEYVEPAVVTRPEATAPPKSNNVPKGDVDKPLYVNRKLESVLDTLAKQNKSIRYINGFRIQIYVGNVRQEADNAKSYIYQAFPDLNPYVSYTQPTYRVKVGDFMYRSDAEQYLDVIREQYASAVILADRVDIKRSLMINPASDHN; encoded by the coding sequence TTGCATCTTGGCATCATTCTGATTTCGGGTTGTAGCAAAAAGTCGGTGGTGAGCTCGGGTTCCGATTATAAGGAAGACCTTTCGACGGTCCGGCCACGTTACGAATATGTGGAACCTGCCGTCGTAACCCGCCCGGAAGCGACAGCGCCCCCAAAGAGCAACAATGTCCCGAAAGGCGATGTGGATAAACCACTGTATGTCAACAGGAAACTGGAATCGGTGCTGGATACGCTGGCTAAGCAAAACAAGTCGATCCGGTATATCAATGGTTTCAGGATCCAGATTTATGTAGGCAATGTGAGGCAGGAGGCCGATAATGCCAAGTCATATATCTACCAGGCATTTCCGGACCTGAACCCGTATGTTTCATACACCCAGCCTACCTACCGCGTGAAAGTGGGCGACTTCATGTACAGGAGCGACGCGGAGCAATACCTGGATGTGATCCGGGAGCAATACGCTTCCGCCGTGATTCTGGCCGACAGGGTCGATATCAAGCGGAGCCTGATGATAAACCCGGCTTCCGACCATAACTAG
- a CDS encoding diacylglycerol kinase family protein — translation MTHPYLFILNPHSGTSIGKNSAAVRERIHSVAKRNAGSAQILFTEERAHATELVREHMHAEKWKAIVAVGGDGTVNEIAKPLVGTGIPIGILPLGSGNGLARHLQLPLTLDAALKRLFEGNVTTIDSAELNDIPFFCTAGMGFDAYVGHLFSQQKSRGLATYVNVSFRAYWSFKPQSFRLDGVEKRAFSLSFANAGQFGNNAWVAPQASLQDGLLDVCTIGPFPQWYGTALAYGLFTKRLKQSKYIDYQRLTQAVVETDVPPMIHYDGEPLQLDTTKIIVKIKPGSLDVII, via the coding sequence GTGACCCACCCTTATCTTTTTATATTAAATCCCCATTCGGGCACTTCCATCGGCAAAAACAGCGCCGCGGTGCGGGAGCGAATCCATTCCGTCGCGAAAAGGAATGCCGGCTCTGCGCAAATCCTTTTTACGGAGGAGCGCGCACACGCGACCGAGCTTGTACGCGAACATATGCACGCGGAGAAATGGAAGGCCATCGTGGCCGTGGGTGGCGACGGAACGGTGAACGAAATCGCGAAACCGCTCGTAGGCACAGGCATTCCCATCGGGATATTGCCTCTCGGCTCGGGAAATGGCCTGGCGCGTCACCTTCAATTGCCCCTGACACTGGATGCTGCCCTGAAACGACTTTTCGAAGGCAATGTTACAACTATCGACAGCGCCGAATTGAATGATATTCCGTTCTTTTGCACCGCCGGAATGGGTTTTGATGCCTACGTAGGGCATTTATTCAGCCAGCAGAAATCCCGTGGGCTCGCTACCTACGTAAACGTGTCGTTCCGGGCCTACTGGTCGTTCAAACCGCAATCGTTCCGGCTCGACGGCGTGGAAAAGCGGGCGTTTTCGCTTTCATTTGCCAATGCGGGGCAATTCGGTAACAATGCCTGGGTGGCCCCTCAGGCCAGTTTGCAGGATGGGCTGCTCGATGTCTGCACCATTGGCCCGTTTCCGCAGTGGTATGGCACGGCGCTTGCTTACGGGTTGTTTACCAAACGGTTGAAACAGTCGAAGTACATCGATTATCAACGGCTAACGCAGGCTGTGGTGGAAACGGATGTGCCGCCTATGATCCATTACGATGGCGAACCGCTTCAACTGGATACAACGAAGATAATCGTCAAAATCAAGCCGGGGAGCCTGGATGTTATCATTTGA
- a CDS encoding DUF5606 domain-containing protein, translated as MSEKVESTGMDLLKEVANVSGKPGLYRILKPSRAGVIVESLDEKREKTLIGPTARVSVLKDVSIFTDGAEESVALSDVFLKIREIHGEEVKLSVKTSSDKELIEFLAEVLPEFDRSKVYVSDIKKIISWYNLLSKHLPESFVVTEAPAEAAEEPVAKVAEEVKEAPAKKAPKKEKSKA; from the coding sequence ATGAGTGAAAAAGTAGAATCAACAGGAATGGATTTGTTGAAAGAAGTTGCCAATGTATCCGGCAAGCCGGGGTTGTACCGCATTCTTAAGCCCAGCCGTGCAGGCGTGATCGTGGAAAGCCTGGATGAGAAACGCGAGAAAACGCTGATCGGGCCAACTGCCCGGGTGTCGGTGCTGAAAGACGTTTCGATCTTTACGGACGGGGCCGAAGAATCCGTTGCATTATCGGATGTGTTCCTGAAAATCCGTGAAATTCACGGAGAAGAAGTGAAACTGTCCGTTAAAACTTCGTCGGACAAAGAACTGATCGAATTTCTTGCTGAAGTACTTCCCGAATTCGACCGATCCAAAGTATATGTGTCGGATATCAAGAAAATCATTTCCTGGTACAACCTGCTTTCGAAGCACCTTCCCGAATCGTTTGTGGTGACCGAAGCGCCAGCCGAGGCAGCCGAAGAACCGGTTGCAAAAGTGGCGGAAGAAGTGAAAGAAGCCCCTGCGAAAAAGGCGCCGAAAAAAGAAAAAAGCAAAGCTTAA
- a CDS encoding thioredoxin family protein, with translation MKNLKNLGFAVLGFMLAMSVAIAGEGYKKGAKNAEKGIQFTEGSWSAILKQAKKENKVIFLDAYTTWCGPCKLLQKNVFTRDDVAAAFNGNFINVKIDMESGEGPALAKKYPIEGYPTLFFINSKGKVVKQLLGYQQPQDLIKVAKSIQKNPTI, from the coding sequence ATGAAAAATTTAAAGAATTTAGGGTTTGCCGTATTGGGCTTTATGCTGGCCATGTCGGTAGCGATCGCCGGGGAAGGATATAAAAAGGGGGCTAAAAACGCCGAGAAGGGCATTCAGTTTACCGAGGGCTCGTGGTCGGCTATTCTTAAACAAGCCAAAAAAGAGAATAAAGTTATTTTCCTCGACGCCTATACAACCTGGTGCGGGCCGTGCAAATTGCTGCAAAAGAATGTTTTCACACGCGACGACGTTGCGGCGGCTTTCAATGGGAATTTTATCAATGTAAAAATAGATATGGAAAGCGGTGAAGGGCCCGCGCTCGCCAAAAAGTACCCGATTGAAGGTTATCCGACTTTGTTTTTTATCAATAGCAAAGGCAAAGTGGTGAAACAGCTCCTGGGATACCAGCAGCCCCAGGACCTGATCAAGGTGGCTAAATCGATACAGAAAAACCCGACTATTTAA